Proteins co-encoded in one Planctomycetota bacterium genomic window:
- a CDS encoding DEAD/DEAH box helicase family protein yields MDLSKLKLDLGSKKRETDPIRIFGGLTQRGQVETLYGPQQEALNVWHQKHRAKSDVLFSMNTGGGKTLVGLLAAQSLVNETKGKVLYVCPTNQLVQQTAAQAEDCGITVATYGSQTWTNRDRYDSAECCCVTNYHAAFRGGSPFLEDTIRAVLFDDAHVAPATIRSCFTIEVNRNHGAWGPLMGIFRAHFDHSPFSTRFSRFTGGDQYESGVLFVPAWFVWEHRAAIQKALAENGVDAQDAGTRFAYRHLRDHLTSCAFFLSQRGIEITPPVIPTHSLSYFGQNVRRLYLTATLPSRYECIRTFGVDRADIVSPTGKIGAAQRLFAFPQGDLDENAYDQTETMIEPHKACIIVPSKRAAERWEGIGTVYDSKSGHAGIKEFADATDTRKMILAGIFDGIDLPGKACKVLVLDGIPRGACLHDRFVEDQLDSKKFRLSQTAGRLTQAIGRIFRSNTDHGVVVLADKALQSWLRQPEHMAYLPELLQQQLLLGAAIRKSLEESGEKEEAYPDLMLKVIQGEKDWDDFYNAKLAEIATEKRPKEPAWGDGAARKEYDAWTHMWEGRHRAAADALNGLGNELTDKDRGLAAWHLHWCGVAHLQEGDTATAALAFQQAANLKAMLGRPATAGPAVGAASVPPAVSPQAKRSVVAAKGALETAAKSVLDRLRGDGGKNAEEHEQALCDLGSLLGLESSRPEKKADKKGPDVAWLCPESKDALGLEAKTQKTKPVVYKKTRDIGQALDSREWLKQNHPHLKDHIWMVGDLGDVVMQANPPPDLRVVPLESMMDLAQRLINVGRRIVVRPAGSSLESATQEAFTYYGLLWPQVAESLEYRFAIDLQDNAVSDDE; encoded by the coding sequence ATGGACTTGTCGAAACTCAAACTCGACCTTGGCTCAAAGAAGCGTGAAACTGATCCGATCCGCATATTCGGCGGGCTCACGCAGCGCGGACAGGTAGAGACGCTCTACGGCCCCCAGCAGGAGGCGCTGAACGTCTGGCACCAGAAACACCGAGCCAAGTCCGATGTCCTGTTCTCCATGAACACGGGCGGCGGCAAGACCCTCGTGGGCCTCCTCGCCGCGCAATCGCTGGTGAACGAGACAAAGGGCAAGGTGTTGTACGTTTGCCCCACCAATCAACTCGTGCAGCAGACGGCGGCGCAGGCTGAAGACTGCGGAATCACCGTGGCGACATACGGGTCCCAGACTTGGACCAACAGAGATAGATATGACTCTGCCGAGTGCTGCTGCGTCACCAACTACCACGCCGCTTTCCGCGGTGGGAGCCCATTCCTTGAAGACACGATCCGTGCCGTCCTCTTCGATGATGCCCACGTAGCGCCCGCGACGATCCGCTCGTGTTTTACCATTGAAGTAAACCGCAATCACGGAGCGTGGGGTCCGCTCATGGGCATCTTCCGCGCCCACTTCGACCATTCCCCGTTTTCCACGCGGTTCTCCCGCTTCACCGGAGGCGACCAATACGAAAGCGGAGTGTTGTTCGTGCCAGCGTGGTTTGTCTGGGAGCATCGCGCAGCGATCCAGAAGGCGCTCGCCGAGAATGGAGTGGACGCACAAGATGCCGGAACGCGCTTCGCCTACCGGCATCTGCGAGACCACTTGACCTCGTGCGCGTTCTTCCTCTCCCAGCGTGGAATCGAGATCACACCGCCCGTCATCCCCACGCATTCGCTCTCCTACTTCGGGCAGAACGTCCGGCGGTTGTACCTGACGGCCACGCTCCCATCCCGATACGAGTGCATCCGAACTTTCGGCGTGGATCGCGCGGATATCGTTTCCCCAACAGGCAAGATCGGCGCTGCTCAGCGATTGTTCGCGTTCCCGCAAGGTGACTTGGATGAGAACGCCTACGACCAAACAGAGACGATGATTGAGCCGCACAAAGCCTGCATCATCGTCCCGTCAAAGCGTGCAGCGGAGCGGTGGGAGGGCATCGGGACCGTCTACGACAGCAAGTCAGGCCACGCCGGTATCAAAGAGTTCGCAGACGCAACAGATACTCGCAAGATGATCCTCGCGGGCATCTTCGACGGCATCGACCTCCCCGGTAAGGCGTGCAAGGTGCTGGTTCTGGACGGCATCCCGCGCGGGGCCTGCCTACACGATCGGTTCGTAGAGGACCAGTTGGACTCGAAAAAGTTCCGGCTCTCGCAGACGGCGGGTCGGTTGACGCAGGCGATCGGGCGGATATTCCGCAGCAACACCGACCACGGCGTGGTCGTGCTGGCAGACAAAGCGTTGCAGAGTTGGCTGCGCCAACCAGAGCACATGGCGTACCTCCCTGAGTTGCTTCAGCAGCAGTTGTTGCTGGGCGCGGCGATTCGCAAGTCGCTCGAAGAGAGTGGCGAGAAGGAGGAGGCGTATCCCGACCTTATGCTGAAGGTCATCCAAGGTGAGAAGGATTGGGACGACTTCTACAACGCCAAACTCGCCGAGATCGCTACGGAGAAGCGACCGAAGGAGCCTGCATGGGGCGACGGCGCGGCGAGGAAGGAGTACGACGCTTGGACTCATATGTGGGAGGGCCGCCACCGCGCGGCCGCTGACGCCCTGAACGGACTCGGCAACGAACTGACCGACAAGGATCGCGGCTTGGCGGCGTGGCACCTCCACTGGTGCGGTGTTGCTCATCTTCAGGAGGGAGACACAGCCACAGCAGCGCTCGCCTTCCAGCAGGCCGCGAACCTGAAGGCGATGCTGGGCCGTCCCGCGACGGCCGGACCCGCGGTTGGTGCGGCAAGTGTCCCACCCGCGGTATCACCGCAGGCGAAGCGTTCTGTCGTGGCGGCGAAGGGCGCACTCGAAACGGCAGCGAAGTCGGTCCTGGACCGCTTGCGGGGTGACGGAGGCAAGAACGCGGAGGAGCACGAACAAGCCCTCTGCGACTTGGGCTCGCTGCTCGGGCTCGAATCCAGCAGGCCGGAGAAGAAGGCGGACAAGAAGGGGCCGGATGTGGCTTGGCTCTGTCCAGAATCGAAGGATGCGCTGGGGCTGGAGGCGAAGACCCAGAAGACGAAGCCCGTGGTTTACAAGAAGACACGCGATATCGGCCAAGCCCTCGATAGCCGCGAGTGGTTGAAGCAGAACCACCCTCACCTGAAGGATCACATATGGATGGTGGGCGACCTCGGAGACGTGGTGATGCAAGCGAACCCACCTCCCGACCTACGGGTGGTACCGCTGGAGTCGATGATGGACTTGGCGCAGCGGCTCATCAACGTGGGACGGCGGATCGTCGTGCGCCCCGCAGGGTCGTCTTTGGAGTCCGCAACCCAAGAGGCGTTCACCTACTACGGGTTGCTCTGGCCGCAAGTCGCGGAGTCGTTGGAGTACCGCTTCGCTATCGACCTCCAAGACAACGCGGTATCGGACGATGAATGA
- the groL gene encoding chaperonin GroEL (60 kDa chaperone family; promotes refolding of misfolded polypeptides especially under stressful conditions; forms two stacked rings of heptamers to form a barrel-shaped 14mer; ends can be capped by GroES; misfolded proteins enter the barrel where they are refolded when GroES binds): MPAKSIAYNTDARERILRGVQKLAHAVKVTLGPSGRVVVLEKSFGGPTVTKDGVTVAKEIELEDQYENLGAQMVKEVASKASKDAGDGTTTATIYAEAIYAEGLKVITSGANPNIVKRGIDAAVAAVVDELHRLSKKVDSSKEIAQVGTCSANQDEQIGKIIADAMDKVGKDGVITVEEGKSLDTEVELVEGMQFDKGYLSPHFVTNPASMECELTNPYILIYEKKISSAKDMLPVLGKIADQGASLLIIAEDVEGEALATLVVNKIRGVLKVCAVKAPGFGDRRKEMLGDIATLTGGKAIMEELGLSLDKIELADLGRAKKVSIDKDNTTIVEGAGDSDDIKGRVDMIRAQIENTTSDYDREKLEERLAKLAGGVAQINVGAATEVEMKEKKARVEDALHACRAAVEEGILPGGGVSVIRARKVLDKIRKKLDGDERAGVDIVFRALSAPVKQIAANCGLDGSVIASKVEESAETNFGYNALTHEYGDLVKMGVIVPTKVERVALQNAASVAGLLLTTEAAIVEIKDKKKPAGGHDHDHGDDY, from the coding sequence ATGCCCGCCAAGTCCATCGCGTACAACACCGACGCCCGCGAACGAATCCTCCGCGGCGTCCAGAAGCTCGCCCACGCCGTCAAGGTCACCCTCGGGCCCTCCGGCCGCGTCGTCGTCCTCGAGAAATCCTTCGGCGGACCCACCGTCACCAAAGACGGCGTCACCGTCGCCAAGGAGATCGAGCTCGAGGACCAGTACGAAAACCTCGGCGCCCAGATGGTGAAGGAAGTCGCCTCCAAGGCCTCCAAGGACGCCGGCGACGGCACCACCACCGCCACCATCTACGCCGAGGCCATCTACGCCGAGGGCCTCAAGGTCATCACCTCGGGCGCGAACCCCAACATCGTGAAGCGCGGCATCGACGCCGCCGTCGCCGCCGTCGTCGACGAGCTCCACCGTCTCTCCAAGAAGGTCGACTCCTCCAAGGAGATCGCCCAGGTCGGCACCTGCTCCGCCAACCAGGACGAGCAGATCGGCAAGATCATCGCCGACGCCATGGACAAGGTCGGCAAGGACGGCGTCATCACCGTCGAGGAAGGCAAGTCGCTCGACACCGAGGTCGAACTCGTCGAGGGCATGCAGTTCGACAAGGGCTACCTCTCGCCCCACTTCGTCACCAACCCCGCCTCCATGGAGTGCGAACTCACCAACCCCTACATCCTCATCTACGAGAAGAAGATCTCCTCCGCCAAGGACATGCTCCCCGTCCTCGGCAAGATCGCCGACCAGGGCGCCTCGCTCCTCATCATCGCCGAGGACGTCGAGGGCGAGGCCCTCGCCACCCTCGTGGTGAACAAGATCCGGGGCGTGCTCAAGGTCTGCGCCGTCAAGGCCCCCGGCTTCGGCGACCGGCGCAAGGAGATGCTCGGCGACATCGCCACCCTCACCGGCGGCAAGGCCATCATGGAAGAACTGGGCCTCTCGCTCGACAAGATCGAGCTCGCCGACCTCGGGCGCGCCAAGAAGGTCTCCATCGACAAGGACAACACCACGATCGTCGAGGGCGCGGGCGACTCCGACGACATCAAGGGCCGCGTCGACATGATCCGCGCCCAGATCGAGAACACCACCTCCGACTACGACCGCGAGAAGCTCGAAGAGCGCCTCGCCAAGCTCGCCGGGGGCGTCGCCCAGATCAACGTCGGGGCCGCCACCGAGGTCGAGATGAAGGAGAAGAAGGCCCGCGTCGAAGACGCGCTGCACGCCTGCCGCGCGGCCGTCGAAGAGGGCATCCTCCCCGGCGGGGGCGTCTCCGTCATCCGCGCCCGCAAGGTTCTCGACAAGATCCGCAAGAAGCTCGACGGCGACGAGCGCGCGGGCGTCGATATCGTCTTCCGCGCCCTCTCGGCCCCCGTCAAGCAGATCGCCGCCAACTGCGGCCTCGACGGCTCCGTCATCGCCTCCAAGGTCGAGGAATCCGCCGAAACCAACTTCGGCTACAACGCCCTCACCCACGAGTACGGCGACCTCGTCAAGATGGGCGTCATCGTGCCCACCAAGGTCGAACGCGTCGCCCTCCAGAACGCCGCGTCCGTCGCCGGCCTGCTCCTCACCACCGAGGCGGCCATCGTCGAGATCAAGGACAAGAAGAAGCCCGCCGGTGGCCACGACCACGACCACGGCGACGACTATTAA
- a CDS encoding co-chaperone GroES, translated as MAKAAKATGIRPLGDKILVRRDEAQSKTESGIFLPESSKDRPKTGVIEAVGTGSINTDTGERIPLTVKKGDKVIFSSYAGTEVKLDGDELLIMSEEDILAVID; from the coding sequence ATGGCGAAGGCGGCGAAAGCGACGGGCATCCGCCCGCTGGGCGACAAGATCCTCGTGCGTCGGGACGAGGCCCAGTCCAAGACCGAATCGGGCATCTTCCTGCCGGAATCGTCCAAGGACCGCCCCAAGACCGGCGTCATCGAGGCCGTCGGCACCGGCTCCATCAACACCGACACCGGCGAACGCATCCCGCTCACCGTCAAGAAGGGCGACAAGGTCATCTTCTCGTCCTACGCCGGCACCGAGGTCAAGCTCGACGGCGACGAACTCCTCATCATGTCCGAGGAAGACATCCTCGCGGTCATCGACTGA
- a CDS encoding response regulator, giving the protein MMPSPRQPDEPQNPATGGHAGCRLNLLLSSGGWQSDPWVERLPRLLEPMGVRSHQATTGAEATRIIQSTPIHVAVVDLALPLDTGADSDPELQEGGPRLLEILVRLASPPPVVVIKRRRTLRDEARDIAAALRMGAFAVVDRPREAQDLNVMLEVLRRCLERHYRGKWPV; this is encoded by the coding sequence GTGATGCCCTCGCCCCGCCAACCCGACGAGCCGCAGAACCCCGCGACGGGCGGGCACGCCGGCTGCCGTCTCAACCTCCTGCTCTCCAGCGGCGGGTGGCAGAGCGACCCCTGGGTCGAGCGTCTCCCCCGCCTGCTCGAGCCGATGGGCGTCCGCTCGCACCAGGCGACCACCGGCGCCGAGGCCACCCGCATCATCCAGTCCACGCCGATCCACGTCGCCGTCGTCGACCTGGCGCTCCCGCTCGACACCGGCGCCGACAGCGACCCGGAACTCCAGGAAGGCGGCCCGCGTCTGCTGGAGATCCTCGTCCGTCTCGCCTCGCCGCCCCCGGTCGTCGTCATCAAGCGCCGGCGCACGCTGCGCGACGAAGCCCGCGACATCGCCGCGGCTCTCCGCATGGGCGCCTTCGCCGTCGTCGACCGCCCCCGCGAGGCCCAGGACCTCAACGTCATGCTCGAAGTGCTCCGCCGCTGCCTCGAGCGTCATTACCGCGGCAAGTGGCCGGTCTGA
- a CDS encoding DNA recombination protein RmuC produces the protein MDGMHWALLAAAVAGAALAAWLLAQRASGAGRLAAAEEAARRLEEDVRRRDELLAAREVELRGIAEKHARASEAAASLEASLKAANAARADEAARAEAAKAAAVRAAEERAKAERDGDRDAHRARVESLERANKVIEDRLKQYDTQVREAFGAIASKALQTSREEFLALAKQQFEKHAGEAGADLAMRQAAIDEMLRPMREALAKTETRLGEIEQGGAKTAGELVTRITQLQESERLLREETGNLVKALRQPQVRGRYGELQLRRVAEIAGMRAYCDFEEQSSTRDGEGTLNRPDMIVRLPNGRHVVVDAKTNIQPYLDALEAKDPARVEACLDAYANGVAKTAAALGSKSYWKGYDGAPEFVVMFVPGEQLIDAALARRPDLLEAAARQNVLLAGPGSLIALLRAVHLGFREQKISEEARAIRDLVTELHQRLAIALEKAAGVQRSLAGAVKSWNEFAGSVDGRLIPQVKKIESAGVKSSREVEAVGEIEATTRSIALLPVRGEDGVSVDAARVE, from the coding sequence ATGGACGGGATGCACTGGGCGTTGCTGGCGGCGGCGGTGGCGGGCGCAGCGTTGGCCGCGTGGCTGCTGGCGCAGCGGGCATCGGGGGCGGGGCGCTTGGCGGCGGCGGAGGAGGCGGCACGCCGGCTGGAGGAGGATGTTCGCCGGCGCGACGAACTGCTGGCGGCGCGGGAGGTGGAGTTGCGGGGGATCGCGGAGAAGCACGCGCGGGCGTCGGAGGCGGCCGCGTCGCTGGAGGCATCGCTGAAGGCCGCGAACGCGGCCCGGGCGGACGAGGCGGCTCGGGCCGAGGCGGCGAAGGCGGCGGCGGTTCGAGCGGCGGAGGAGCGCGCCAAGGCGGAGCGAGATGGTGATCGCGATGCGCACCGGGCGCGGGTGGAGTCGCTGGAACGTGCGAACAAGGTGATCGAAGACCGGCTGAAGCAGTACGACACCCAGGTGCGCGAGGCGTTCGGGGCGATCGCGAGCAAGGCGTTGCAAACCTCGCGCGAGGAGTTTCTGGCGCTCGCGAAGCAGCAGTTCGAGAAGCACGCCGGCGAAGCCGGCGCGGACCTGGCGATGCGGCAGGCCGCGATCGACGAGATGCTGCGCCCGATGCGCGAAGCGCTGGCAAAGACCGAGACGCGGCTGGGTGAGATCGAGCAGGGGGGCGCCAAGACGGCGGGCGAACTGGTGACGCGGATCACGCAGTTGCAGGAGTCGGAGCGACTGCTGCGGGAGGAGACGGGGAACCTGGTGAAGGCGTTGCGCCAGCCGCAGGTGCGGGGGCGGTACGGGGAACTGCAACTGCGCCGCGTGGCGGAGATCGCGGGCATGCGGGCGTACTGCGACTTCGAGGAGCAGTCGTCGACGCGAGACGGCGAGGGGACGCTCAACCGGCCGGACATGATCGTCCGCTTGCCGAACGGGCGGCATGTGGTGGTGGATGCCAAGACGAACATCCAGCCGTACCTGGACGCGCTGGAGGCCAAGGACCCCGCGCGGGTGGAGGCGTGCCTCGACGCGTACGCGAACGGAGTTGCCAAGACCGCGGCGGCGCTGGGGAGCAAGTCGTATTGGAAGGGGTACGACGGGGCGCCGGAGTTCGTGGTGATGTTTGTGCCGGGCGAGCAGTTGATCGATGCGGCGCTGGCGCGCCGCCCGGACCTGCTGGAGGCGGCGGCGCGGCAGAACGTGCTGCTGGCGGGGCCGGGGTCGCTGATCGCGCTGCTGCGCGCGGTGCACCTGGGGTTCCGCGAGCAGAAGATCAGCGAGGAAGCACGGGCGATCCGCGACCTGGTGACGGAGTTGCACCAGCGGCTGGCGATCGCGCTGGAGAAGGCGGCGGGGGTGCAGCGGAGCCTGGCGGGCGCGGTGAAGTCGTGGAACGAGTTCGCCGGTTCGGTGGACGGTCGGCTGATCCCGCAGGTGAAAAAGATCGAGAGCGCGGGGGTGAAGTCGTCGCGCGAGGTAGAGGCGGTGGGGGAGATCGAGGCGACGACGAGGTCGATCGCGCTGCTGCCGGTGCGAGGCGAGGACGGCGTGTCGGTGGACGCGGCCCGGGTCGAGTAG
- the ftsH gene encoding ATP-dependent zinc metalloprotease FtsH, whose amino-acid sequence MARLPDLSHHPMASGDSPRPGKNRTPGDSNRAGGPPANSRGPFFLVALAVLGLIVFMLFATPGRGERITIAQFRAQYENGQIIEESVKVRDDGVLAKRRAGPDSKADTTIFVPINNTSKDAIMAEITDITQGKYEPLPASPWTNILLFFGPVLLMVLLVWFLLSRVFRGAGGGPGMLGNFGKSRHRTLNKEMTGVTFSDVAGVDEAKEEVTEIIEFLKNPKKFTKLGGRIPRGVLLIGEPGCGKTLLAKAIAGEADVPFFSISGSDFVEMFVGVGASRVRDLFKQAKESAPCIIFLDEIDAVGRRRGSGFVSGGHDEREQTLNAILVEMDGFTPADGVIVIAATNRADVLDPALIRPGRFDRQITVPLPDVKGRVEILKVHAKKVKLSPDVDLERIARGTPMFSGADLAAIINEAAIMATMAEKEHVEHVDLEEARDKVKFGRAKKSRVREKEENKLVAYHEAGHAVLQALAKDADPLHKVTIIPRGGMGGATFSLPSKDRMGYSLKWLNATMRIACGGRIAEQKAMGDVSSGAQQDILQVTSIARAMVLEWGMSKNLGFVRYAGLDTRESMLPDKDYSPETARLIDEEVRRIVDQAFADAERIIEAHWAQVVAVAEALLKYETLSSDDVEKLMRGETLTRPALVSDAARAEERRKAAKAVLDQIDRPEPDVPPGTLPTPA is encoded by the coding sequence GTGGCACGACTCCCGGATCTCTCGCATCACCCCATGGCCTCGGGCGACTCACCCCGCCCCGGCAAGAACCGCACGCCCGGCGACTCCAACCGCGCCGGGGGCCCTCCCGCCAACTCCCGCGGGCCGTTCTTCCTCGTCGCCCTCGCCGTCCTCGGCCTCATCGTCTTCATGCTCTTCGCCACCCCGGGCCGCGGCGAACGCATCACCATCGCCCAGTTCCGCGCGCAGTACGAGAACGGGCAGATCATCGAAGAGTCCGTCAAGGTCCGCGACGACGGCGTGCTCGCCAAGCGCCGCGCCGGCCCGGATTCCAAGGCCGACACCACCATCTTCGTTCCCATCAACAACACCTCCAAAGACGCCATCATGGCGGAGATCACCGACATCACCCAGGGCAAGTACGAACCCCTCCCCGCCTCTCCCTGGACCAACATCCTCCTCTTCTTCGGGCCCGTCCTGCTCATGGTCCTGCTCGTCTGGTTCCTGCTCTCGCGCGTCTTCCGCGGCGCAGGGGGCGGGCCCGGCATGCTCGGCAACTTCGGCAAGTCGCGCCATCGAACCCTCAACAAGGAAATGACCGGGGTCACCTTCTCCGACGTCGCCGGCGTCGACGAGGCCAAGGAAGAAGTCACCGAGATCATCGAGTTCCTCAAGAACCCCAAGAAGTTCACCAAGCTCGGCGGGCGCATCCCCCGCGGCGTGCTCCTCATCGGCGAGCCCGGCTGCGGCAAGACGCTCCTCGCCAAGGCCATCGCCGGCGAGGCCGACGTCCCCTTCTTCTCCATCTCCGGGTCGGACTTCGTCGAGATGTTCGTCGGCGTGGGCGCCTCGCGCGTCCGCGACCTCTTCAAGCAGGCCAAGGAATCCGCCCCCTGCATCATCTTCCTCGATGAGATCGACGCTGTCGGACGCCGGCGCGGCTCGGGCTTCGTCTCGGGCGGGCACGACGAACGCGAGCAGACCCTCAACGCCATCCTCGTGGAGATGGACGGCTTCACGCCCGCCGACGGCGTGATCGTCATCGCCGCGACCAACCGCGCGGACGTCCTCGACCCCGCCCTCATCCGCCCGGGGCGCTTCGACCGCCAGATCACCGTCCCGCTGCCGGACGTCAAGGGCCGCGTCGAGATCCTCAAGGTCCACGCCAAGAAGGTCAAGCTCAGCCCCGACGTCGACCTCGAGCGCATCGCCCGGGGGACGCCCATGTTCTCCGGCGCCGACCTCGCCGCGATCATCAACGAAGCCGCCATCATGGCGACCATGGCCGAGAAGGAACACGTCGAGCACGTCGACCTCGAAGAGGCGCGCGACAAGGTCAAGTTCGGGCGCGCCAAGAAGTCGCGCGTCCGCGAGAAGGAAGAGAACAAGCTCGTCGCCTATCACGAGGCCGGGCACGCCGTCCTCCAGGCACTCGCCAAGGACGCCGACCCGCTCCACAAGGTCACCATCATCCCCCGCGGCGGGATGGGCGGCGCCACCTTCTCGCTCCCCTCCAAGGACCGCATGGGCTACTCGCTCAAGTGGCTCAACGCCACCATGCGCATCGCCTGCGGCGGTCGCATCGCCGAGCAGAAGGCCATGGGCGATGTCTCCAGCGGCGCCCAGCAGGACATCCTGCAGGTCACGAGCATCGCGCGCGCGATGGTCCTCGAGTGGGGCATGTCCAAGAACCTCGGCTTCGTCCGCTACGCCGGGCTCGACACCCGCGAGTCCATGCTCCCCGACAAGGACTACTCGCCCGAGACCGCCCGCCTCATCGACGAGGAGGTGCGGCGCATCGTCGACCAGGCCTTCGCCGACGCCGAACGCATCATCGAGGCGCACTGGGCGCAGGTCGTCGCCGTCGCCGAGGCGCTCCTGAAGTACGAGACGCTCTCCTCCGACGATGTTGAGAAGCTCATGCGGGGCGAGACCCTGACGCGCCCTGCGCTCGTGAGCGACGCGGCCCGCGCCGAGGAACGCCGCAAGGCCGCCAAGGCCGTCCTCGACCAGATCGACCGCCCCGAGCCCGACGTGCCCCCCGGCACGCTCCCTACCCCGGCCTGA
- a CDS encoding LptE family protein — protein MKPRRPRFPVSLLAVSLFPVSLLALSLLSVSVLAPVGCAADPRQGYSFASTYPDGIESVRVPVFENYTYEPGLDAEVTEAIIKELQRSSSLRVVQGDAAASVLKGVITGVDLRRLSLDRQTGFAQELAVTITVDFEWRDARSGKVLAARSNFRATDTFVPARPTAERFDTGRHAAVSRLARDIASELRSGW, from the coding sequence GTGAAGCCCCGCCGCCCCCGCTTCCCTGTCTCGCTGCTCGCTGTCTCGCTCTTCCCTGTCTCGCTCCTCGCTCTCTCCCTGCTCTCTGTCTCGGTCCTCGCCCCCGTCGGCTGCGCCGCCGACCCGCGCCAGGGCTACTCCTTCGCGTCCACCTATCCCGACGGCATCGAATCCGTCCGCGTGCCAGTGTTCGAGAACTACACGTACGAGCCCGGGCTCGACGCGGAGGTCACCGAAGCGATCATCAAGGAACTGCAGCGCTCGTCATCACTCCGCGTGGTCCAGGGCGACGCCGCCGCGTCCGTCCTGAAGGGCGTCATCACCGGCGTCGACCTCCGCCGCCTGTCGCTCGACCGCCAGACCGGCTTCGCGCAGGAGCTCGCCGTCACGATCACCGTGGACTTCGAATGGCGTGACGCCCGCAGCGGGAAGGTCCTCGCCGCCCGCTCCAACTTCCGCGCCACCGACACGTTCGTCCCCGCCCGCCCCACCGCCGAGCGCTTCGACACCGGGCGACACGCCGCGGTTTCCCGGCTTGCGCGCGACATCGCGTCCGAACTCCGATCCGGCTGGTAA
- the bamD gene encoding outer membrane protein assembly factor BamD: MNLLPAAPRAALAIFACALALSLAAGGCGSGRSSRDRSSATAPISDAEVRLAEGSSAQTIAQARRLIADERFAQAKSLLDDWIAAPGARRLGVYPEAVYLRGVAKLGDDREYDALYDFEEVVKNYPASEFFASSLEREFEIAKDYLAGKRIRYLGLRIGDGIAEAEEILTRINERMPGSRLAEQALLELGDFYYRTRNLKMAAEVYDVFLSLFPRSEHRSKAMQRRAFANIAQYRGPQHDARGLIEAKYQIEQFQREFPLDAERVGMSDALQARLDESAAEQMLATARWHLDRDDQVAARYALTRLLNAYPQTGAARDALALLQRNNWPLPGAENTPGTDVPPNADSPPNAPDEPAPAEATP; the protein is encoded by the coding sequence ATGAACCTCCTTCCCGCCGCGCCCCGCGCCGCGCTCGCGATCTTCGCGTGCGCCCTCGCCCTCTCGCTTGCCGCCGGCGGCTGCGGCTCGGGACGCTCATCCCGCGACCGATCGTCCGCGACCGCCCCGATCTCCGACGCCGAGGTCCGCCTCGCGGAGGGCTCGTCCGCGCAGACCATCGCCCAGGCACGCCGCCTCATCGCCGACGAGCGCTTCGCCCAGGCCAAGAGCCTCCTGGACGACTGGATCGCCGCCCCGGGTGCCCGACGCCTGGGCGTCTATCCCGAAGCGGTCTACCTCCGCGGCGTCGCCAAGCTCGGCGACGACCGTGAGTACGACGCCCTCTACGACTTCGAGGAGGTGGTCAAGAACTACCCCGCGTCCGAGTTCTTCGCGAGCTCCCTGGAGCGCGAGTTCGAGATCGCCAAGGACTACCTAGCCGGCAAGCGCATCCGATACCTGGGCCTGCGCATCGGCGACGGCATCGCCGAGGCCGAGGAAATCCTCACCCGCATCAACGAACGCATGCCCGGCAGCCGCCTCGCCGAACAGGCCTTGCTCGAGCTCGGCGACTTCTACTACCGCACCCGGAACCTCAAGATGGCGGCCGAGGTCTACGACGTCTTCCTGAGCCTCTTCCCGCGCAGCGAGCACCGCTCCAAGGCCATGCAGCGCCGGGCGTTCGCGAACATCGCCCAGTACCGCGGCCCGCAGCACGACGCGCGCGGGCTCATCGAGGCCAAGTACCAGATCGAGCAGTTCCAGCGCGAGTTCCCCCTCGACGCCGAACGCGTCGGGATGTCCGACGCGCTCCAGGCCCGCCTCGACGAATCCGCCGCCGAGCAGATGCTCGCCACCGCGCGCTGGCATCTCGACCGCGACGACCAGGTCGCGGCCCGCTACGCCCTCACCCGCCTGCTGAACGCCTACCCGCAGACCGGCGCCGCCCGCGACGCGCTCGCCCTCCTCCAGCGCAACAACTGGCCGCTGCCCGGCGCCGAGAACACGCCGGGCACCGATGTTCCCCCGAACGCCGATTCGCCGCCGAACGCGCCCGACGAGCCCGCCCCCGCGGAGGCCACCCCGTGA